The Deinococcus terrestris genomic sequence AGTGTACACCACAGGCCGACGAAAGGCAAGGGGTTAGGCCCGCTCCGACGGCAGACTTTCCAGAGTGGCCGGAAGGATTCCCCCCAGCGCCACCCACGCCGAGAGCAGGTCGTCGGGCGCGGGGGCGTGAAGGTGCAGCGCCTCGCCCGTCGCGGGGTGGGGCAGCGTCAGGAAATGGGCGTGCAGGGCGTGTCGCCCGATGGCCTGACTCTCCCGCCCATAGACGGGGTCGCCCAGAATCGGACTGCCGAGGTGCGCGAGGTGGACGCGAATCTGATGGGTGCGGCCGGTGCGCGGCTGGGCACGGACGAGCGCCAGCGTGCGCCCGTGCCCGTCCGGATGGGCCTCCAGCGGGGTAAATCGGGTCTGCGCCTCGCGGGGATTGGCCCCGCCCACCGTCATCCGCTGCCGGGCGGTGGGATGGCGGCCGATGGGCGCACTCACGTTGACCGGCCCGTCCGCCTTCCACGTTCCGGCGGCAATCGCCAGGTAGGTCTTGCGGGTGTCGCGGTCCTTGAAGGCCGCCGCGAGCCGGGCGTGGGCCTCCACCGTCTTGGCGACCACGATCACGCCGCTGGTGTCTCTGTCCAGCCGGTGCACGATGCCGGGGCGGTAACCGTCGGGTCCCTCGGCGCCGGGCTGCTCGGGGAGGGTCATGCGGCCCAGCAGCGCGTTCACGAGCGTGCCAGAGGTGACGCCGGGGGCCGGGTGGGTCACCATGCCGGGTGGCTTGTTCACGGCGATGAGGAAGTCGTCCTCGTACAGCACGTCGAGGGGCACCGCTTCGGGGGCGACGGTCGCGTCGGGTGGAGGGGGTGGGCGCACGGTCAGGGCCTCGCCGCCCCTGAGCTTGAGGCTGGCTTTGGTCGCAGGTTGCCCCCCCACCGCCACATGCCCACCCGCGATCCACCCGGCGACCTGCGAGCGGCTGACCCCGGTGAGGTCGGCGAGCACCGCGTCGAGGCGGCCCGGCGCGGCGGTGAAGGAAAGCGGCTCGGTCACGCGGGGCAGTGTAAATCCTGGGGGAGCTAACCCTCGCGGGCCAGCGCCAGGGCTTCCAGCGCGTCGGCCAGCTCCGCGACAGACAGGCGGCCCGAATCCAGTTCGAGGTTGGCCCCGGCCCGCAGGAGGGGTTCGACCGTCTCCAGGTAGCCCAGCACCTCCGCCTGCTCCGCTTCGGTCTTGCCATAGGGATTGTCCGTGCGCGTCCGCAGCCGGGCGAGCAGCACGTCGGCCGGGGCGCTGAGAAGGACCACACGGTCGAAGCTGTCGTAAAAGGCGCCCTGATTGGACTTGCAGCCGCACACGAACAGGGGACGCGCCTCTTCAGCGAGCAGCGCCCGCATCGGCCCTTCGCGCCAGATCCAGTCGGGCTGGCCCTCGGCGTCGGTCGTCCACTCCGACCAGTCGTCGGTATCGGTGTCCACGGCTCGGAAGCCGCGCCGGGC encodes the following:
- a CDS encoding RluA family pseudouridine synthase, which encodes MTEPLSFTAAPGRLDAVLADLTGVSRSQVAGWIAGGHVAVGGQPATKASLKLRGGEALTVRPPPPPDATVAPEAVPLDVLYEDDFLIAVNKPPGMVTHPAPGVTSGTLVNALLGRMTLPEQPGAEGPDGYRPGIVHRLDRDTSGVIVVAKTVEAHARLAAAFKDRDTRKTYLAIAAGTWKADGPVNVSAPIGRHPTARQRMTVGGANPREAQTRFTPLEAHPDGHGRTLALVRAQPRTGRTHQIRVHLAHLGSPILGDPVYGRESQAIGRHALHAHFLTLPHPATGEALHLHAPAPDDLLSAWVALGGILPATLESLPSERA
- a CDS encoding AAA family ATPase, coding for MRRVLITGMSGTGKSSVVRELARRGFRAVDTDTDDWSEWTTDAEGQPDWIWREGPMRALLAEEARPLFVCGCKSNQGAFYDSFDRVVLLSAPADVLLARLRTRTDNPYGKTEAEQAEVLGYLETVEPLLRAGANLELDSGRLSVAELADALEALALAREG